In one Balaenoptera acutorostrata chromosome 5, mBalAcu1.1, whole genome shotgun sequence genomic region, the following are encoded:
- the TNIP2 gene encoding TNFAIP3-interacting protein 2 isoform X2: MPPPVEVPLVLFLILEEKLSVFYHAEIERLSEQLEEKERETQQLMSQPEREQEKEVALLRRSAAQKGRARAASDILCRSLADETHQLRRTLAATAHMCQHLAKCLDERQRTQGDAGERSPEPACADGDGSVHTVVEKLREENRLLKQKVTHVEDLNAKWQRYDASRDEYVRGLHAQLRGLQAPLEAERPSPPELMRKEISRLNTQLEEKINDCAEARRELAAARRARDAALERVQMLEQQILAYKDDFTSERVDRERAQSRIQELEERVALLQRQDPREPGSCRIHTGGKTPGYLETDASELVAPGGCRPRMGSQRPELPAEGGSPGATQRGQGDLQCPHCLQCFSDEQGEELFRHVAECCQ, encoded by the exons GAAATCGAGAGACTTTCCGAGCAACTAGAAGAAAAAGAGCGGGAGACGCAGCAGCTGATGAGCCAGCCCGAGCgggagcaggagaaggaagtGGCCCTGCTGAGGAGAAGCGCGGCACAGAAGGGGCGGGCCCGGGCCGCCAGCGACATTCTGTGCCGCTCCTTGGCCGACGAGACCCATCAGCTGCGGAGGACTCTGGCCGCCACCGCCCACATGTGCCAGCATCTGGCCAAGTGTCTGGATGAACGCCAGCGCACGCAGGGGGACGCGGGGGAGAGGAGCCCTGAG CCAGCGTGTGCAGATGGGGACGGCTCTGTCCACACGGTTGTTGAGAAGTTACGGGAGGAGAATCGACTGTTGAAGCAGAAGGTGACTCAC GTGGAAGACCTCAATGCCAAGTGGCAGCGCTATGATGCCAGCAGGGACGAGTACGTGAGGGGGCTTCACGCACAGCTGAGGGGGCTGCAGGCCCCCCTCGAGGCTGAGAGGCCCTCCCCACCCGAGCTGATGAGGAAGGAGATCTCCCGGCTCAACACACAGTTGGAGGAGAAAATCAACGACTGTGCAGAAGCAAGGCGGGAGCTGGCGGCCGCGAGGAGGGCCCGGGACGCCGCGCTGGAGCGGGTGCAGATGCTGGAGCAGCAG ATCCTCGCGTACAAGGACGACTTCACGTCGGAGAGGGTCGACCGGGAGCGGGCTCAGAGTCGGATCCAGGAGTTGGAGGAACGGGTGGCCTTGCTGCAGCGCCAG GATCCTCGAGAGCCAGGCTCTTGCCGGATTCACACTGGGGGCAAAACTCCCGGGTACTTAGAGACCGACGCTTCGGAGCTTGTGGCACCCGGTGGCTGCAGGCCTAGGATGGGATCCCAGCGGCCAGAACTCCCCGCAGAGGGCGGGAGCCCCGGAGCAACCCAGAGAGGCCAGGGGGACCTTCAGTGCCCTCACTGCCTGCAGTGCTTCAGCGATGAGCAGGGGGAGGAGCTCTTCCGGCACGTGGCCGAGTGCTGCCAGTGA